A stretch of Toxoplasma gondii ME49 chromosome V, whole genome shotgun sequence DNA encodes these proteins:
- a CDS encoding RNA cap guanine-N2 methyltransferase (encoded by transcript TGME49_285520) — protein sequence MRRDTREARRTARPRGSWRTRPQKKRSRELRFSAENATHRERYERITNAEEGGDSRDMLASRDGRRPNAEEEEPESEQKDEEEKEGGGEQCEGEEAKPVSESRRQDLASDAETKLIGGGRRKRNLGSGGDSRNERGDRESLQDPEKETGFRGDSTTRLRETTRGSAEQQTPGGQEGRSRRRSPEESESKTRRGKRRKTLSGESENTESVGDEELLQTCEEIPRASFPSSFSPVFPSLCVSSPSVASSVPSSCHSPSSRVFQSAVRDAFGESEKRRRPPSRLLLLPSAFSSPADLSSLPLETDEATERSLSSRRRSLAKKALSSSLSEAERDKDAGSNDPSSVKDPKRFTLFHRFDQGIQLDEDMLWSVSYEDMALQMASCCSCPLLWDAFGGVAGNTTHFARGFCGFVVCSELSPERVRMAKHNVSVYGRQVASRVDFVLGDFRHLSSRIFRRGTFDGIFLAPPWGGPAYQASPVFNLRRLGANLDAFDIVRNAARLAPSAALYLPRNTRLGDIQEFAELFDSSRKGDRESDAGRTDAFLRDEGERLKNDNAKRKTGAPVSKALSFAPPGPPAEPRSPTAAAIHKEERKAEGEEGNKKTGSLRASQEETREEGQPSASYSSDPQTNEDELCRSLDASGASPAPALAVVLLHANRLQFGQKAPKLKFEKGDLWSKATLTTAERQQEREAGRRFFHPGKEDASAWSSESGETTSGEAGKATADSERIAKGGETQDATGDRVSDCARMMGEVEKVTVGGEPQEASAFESALSPGSPSSLRPRVTSCFDENAFLGVSACGIVACPRCARRAYGRRKSQVTAEKEVREEREQTEEVPDFQREAEELDCSAQTADMVDASWEPWRALCPFQCGDNWLEEDSNSASRDRPVDVPLVRSASLPSSPPSWRWKLVGITVYLGDFARRLYSEVASSPSSSFSVSSSSPLSSSGVPSSVSSLSARSSEAYLFSPVAGPHPSPCGSSAFPFPSVAGPLSLSQPTDATTRVLAVLKSLGRASLHLLGLMPPRSLPQFGVSASLPRYFSPPLISCRSASGGGDGREATGAPLAVGDRTAGETQDERNAEEDQTLKVRKRRNAFSPRSPGHVEGLGEGQQQGTHGRQDSPTAPLVLSPFGVPLSLLPPDDCAPDKAPERPDCSRTGDAAEDQSAAVRVSSSLRGRRFVTVGRAKPVPLGGGCRTVSQSREAEGEGSHVQTPQGRKRRRSETANAIELHTLPSLSSERKQLHSWVYGGFVPSWTEGGSEGELDKSHAKPKVGKEASCHSPACRSSGEATEEEEEQRRAVQGPEDGEGEKGETEVGKAAETRDRDKETSQLLWKASRLLLSLEVKAQSRKQGAGEEVQEGKESKEHVPNGASRGDEKGIERSAAERVQFFLLPAKQLSSIFLHLFLAAVVERTLDVRGVDPRQNVIWSRYADQGEREHGNSSARGRQTKESRKPEEAARKRTRRAADCPSSEREAEEEDTEEKQKVEGERRDLQMRRCHVVDEGNRSRMADSAGVGNPSNKGEERRCTAEEERECGARAEGRQTRSGQSVSAERDTDLHPSSGTTLLVNSLFIGTAKAAIERAFPQFSDVLMDGDVESGRPLPENAEAKQSETLLKNEGERRPSLHVAREIACSLMNNSSFQWILNLHVERLVSILAACK from the exons ATGAGAcgagacacaagagaagcgaggagaaccGCCCGTCCTCGTGGATCGTGGAGGACGAggccgcagaagaagcggagcaGAGAGCTGCGTTTTTCAGCGGAGAACGCGACGCACAGAGAGCGATACGAACGGATCACAAacgccgaagaaggcggagactcAAGAGATATGTTGGCCAGTCGAGACGGACGACGACCTAatgcggaggaagaggagccgGAAAGCGAGCAGAAAgatgaggaggagaaagagggaggaggagaacagtgcgaaggagaggaagcgaagccTGTGTCGGAGTCACGACGGCAGGACCTGgcgagcgacgcagagaccaAGTTGATAgggggaggaaggcgaaagaggaatCTGGggagcggaggagacagccggaacgagagaggcgatCGTGAGAGCCTTCAAGAtccagaaaaggaaacaggctttcgaggagacagcacgACGAGACTtcgagagacgacgcgagGGTCAGCAGAACAGCAGACACCAGGAGGACAGGAGGGGAGATCTCGACGACGAAGTcctgaagaaagcgagagcaaaactcgaagaggaaagagaagaaaaacactgAGTGGCGAATCCGAAAATACGGAGAGTGTGGGTGACGAAGAGCTTCTCCAAACCTGCGAGGAGATCCCGAGGGCTTCCTTCCCGTCGTCTTTTTCacctgtttttccttctctctgtgtttcctctccctctgtcgcctcttccgttccttcctcatgtcactctccttcgtcgcgcGTCTTCCAATCTGCCGTTCGAGACGCTTTCGGCGAATCTGAGAAGCGCAGAAGGcctccctctcgcctccttcttctgccgtCGGCTTTCTCATCTCCTGCGgacctttcctctctccctttggagacagacgaagccACTGAGaggtctctttcttctcgccggcgCAGTCTGGCAAAGAAGGCGCTCTCGTCCTCACTGTCGGAAGCAGAACGCGATAAAGACGCCGGCTCCAACGACCCCTCCTCGGTCAA AGATCCGAAGCGCTTTACTCTTTTTCACCGTTTCGACCAAGGGATACAGCTGGACGAGGATATGTTATGGTCTGTGAGTTACGAAGACATGGCGTTGCAGATGGCGTCTTGCTGCTCCTGTCCCCTTCTCTGGGACGCCTTCGGCGGG GTCGCGGGGAATACCACGCACTTTGCTCGAGGTTTTTGCGGCTTCGTCGTTTGTTCGGAACTTTCTCCAGAGCGCGTCCGAATGGCCAAACACAATGTCTCTGTCTACG GTCGGCAAGTCGCCAGTCGGGTGGATTTCGTTCTGGGAGACTTCCGCCATCTCAGCTCGCGCATCTTTCGCCGGGGTACCTTTGATGGA ATCTTCCTCGCCCCCCCCTGGGGTGGGCCGGCCTATCAAGCTTCTCCGGTCTTCAATCTAAGACGACTCGGTGCAAACTTG GATGCCTTCGACATCGTCCGAAACGCAGCGCGTCTCGCGCCGAGTGCTGCTCTCTATCT ACCCCGGAATACGCGTCTCGGCGACATTCAAGAATTCGCAGAGCTGTTCGACAGTTCGCgcaaaggcgacagagagagcgacgcaggacGAACGGATGCCTTTTTacgagacgagggagagagactcaAAAACGACaacgcgaagagaaaaaccggTGCACCGGTCTCGAAGGCGTTGTCTTTCGCGCCTCCCGGACCCCCAGCGGAGCCGCGCTCGCCGACCGCTGCTGCGATCCACAAGGAAGAACggaaagcagaaggagaagaaggaaataagaagacaggaagccTGCGTGCGAGTCAGGAAGAAAcccgagaagaagggcaaCCGTCTGCGTCGTACTCCTCTGATCCCCAGACAAATGAGGACGAATTGTGCAGAAGCTTGGATGCAAgcggcgcctctcccgccCCTGCACTCGCGGTGgtgcttctgcatgcaaatcgACTGCAGTTTGGCCAGAAGGCCCCAAAACTGAAGTTCGAGAAAGGAGACCTCTGGAGCAAGGCGACGCTTACCACGGCTGAGCGGCagcaagagcgagaagcaggacgGAGGTTTTTTCATCCGGGCAAAGAGGACGCGAGCGCTTGGTCGTcggagagtggagaaacgacaagtggagaagcagggaagGCAACTGCAGACAGCGAGCGGATTGCTAAGGGAGGCGAAACTCAAGACGCCACCGGCGACAGGGTGTCCGACTGTGCCAGGATGATGGGCGAGGTAGAGAAGGTGACAGTGGGAGGTGAGCCGCAAGAGGCAAGCGCGTTTGAATCTGCGTTGTCTCCTGGatctccttcgtcgctccGACCGCGCGTGACTTCCTGTTTCGATGAGAACGCGTTTCTGGGCGTTTCAGCGTGTGGGATTGTTGCCTGTCCTCGATGCGCCAGAAGGGCGTATGGGAGACGGAAATCTCAGgtgacagcagagaaggaggtccgagaagaaagggagcaAACGGAGGAGGTTCCGGATTTCCAACGTGAAGCAGAGGAGCTCGATTGCTCAGCACAGACTGCGGATATGGTCGATGCATCCTGGGAGCCTTGGAGAGCTCTCTGTCCCTTCCAGTGTGGAGACAACTGGCTGGAGGAAGACTCCAACTCGGCGTCTCGGGATAGGCCTGTCGACGTACCGCTTgtgcgttctgcttctcttccgtcgTCGCCGCCGAGCTGGAGGTGGAAACTGGTGGGGATCACTGTTTACTTGGGCGACTTTGCTCGCAGGCTTTACAGTGaagtcgcttcttctccttcttcttcgttttctgtgtcttcttcttctcctctttcttcttcaggagTGCCCTcgagcgtttcttctctctctgcacgcTCTTCGGAAGCGTACTTGTTCTCACCTGTGGCTGGGCCTCATCCTTCTCCCTGCGGCTCTTCAGCATTTCCTTTTCCGTCAGTTGCTGGGCCTCTCTCGTTGTCTCAGCCGACTGACGCGACGACTCGTGTCTTGGCTGTTCTGAAGTCTCTCGGCAGGGCCTCGCTGCACCTTCTCGGTCTGATGCCTCCTCGTTCGCTCCCGCAGTTTGGAGTTTCagcgtcgcttcctcgttACTTCTCCCCTCCCTTGATAAGTTGCCGCTCGGCTTCCGGGGGGGGGGATGGTCGCGAGGCCACTGGCGCGCCACTGGCGGttggagacagaacggcAGGGGAGACTCAAGACGAACGCAACGCAGAGGAGGACCAGACTTTGAAGGtgcggaaacgaagaaacgccttctctcctcggtcTCCAGGCCATGTCGAAGGCCTCGGAGAAGGACAGCAGCAGGGAACGCACGGCAGGCAGGACTCCCCAACTgctcctcttgttctctctccgtttggAGTGCCTTTGTCACTCCTTCCCCCCGACGACTGCGCGCCTGACAAAGCGCCGGAACGACCTGATTGTTCGAGGACTGGCGACGCGGCCGAGGACCAGTCAGCTGCtgttcgcgtctcctcttctctccgaggAAGGCGGTTTGTGACCGTGGGGAGAGCGAAACCTGTACCACTTGGCGGGGGGTGTCGCACGGTCTCTCAAAGCCGCGAAGCCGAGGGCGAGGGATCGCATGTTCAGACGCCACAGGGACGGAAACGCCGAAGAAGTGAAACGGCGAATGCGATCGAGTTGCATACTctgccttccctctcttcagAGCGAAAACAGCTGCACTCCTGGGTGTACGGAGGCTTTGTTCCCAGCTGGACAGAGgggggaagcgaaggcgagctGGACAAGTCGCATGCAAAGCCGAAGGTTGGAAAAGAAGCGTCGTGCCATTCGCCTGCCTGCAGAAGTTCAGGCGAAGCcacggaggaggaagaagagcagcgtCGAGCCGTCCAGGGAccagaagacggggaaggggaaaaaggagaaacggaggtagggaaggcagcagagacgcgagacagagacaaagaaacgtCGCAGCTTCTTTGGAAAGCCTCccggcttcttctgtcccttgAAGTGAAGGCGCAGTCACGGAAGCaaggcgcaggcgaagaagtacaggaaggaaaagagagcaaAGAACATGTTCCAAACGGCGCAAGTAGGGGCGATGAGAAGGGGATCGAGAGGTCGGCCGCCGAGCGCGTTCAGTTCTTCCTTTTACCTGCAAAACAGCTGTCCAGCATTTTTCTTCACTTGTTCTTGGCTGCTGTCGTCGAACGCACCCTGGACGTTCGAGGCGTCGACCCGCGACAGAATGTCATATGGTCGCGTTACGCAGAccagggcgagagagaacatggCAACTCTTCtgcgagaggcagacagacgaaagagagcaggaaaCCTGAAGAAGCCGCGCGGAAACGCACACGACGCGCCGCGGATTGTCcaagcagcgaaagagaagcagaagaagaagacacagaagagaagcaaaaagtggaaggagagagaagagacctGCAGATGAGGAGGTGTCATGTCGTGGACGAAGGAAACCGTTCCCGGATGGCAGATTCAGCGGGCGTTGGAAATCCGTCTAACAAAGGAGAGGAGCGCCGATGcacagctgaagaagaaagggagtgTGGTGCAAGGGCAGAGGGGAGGCAGACTCGATCCGGACAgtccgtctctgcagaaagagacaccgacTTGCACCCGTCTTCTGGGACGACTTTACTGGTAAATTCGCTTTTCATAGGAACGGCGAAGGCAGCCATCGAACGCGCGTTCCCTCAATTCTCCGATGTCCTTATGGACGGAGATGTGGAGAGCGGGAGACCACTtccagagaacgcagaggcgaagcaaaGTGAAACCTTGTtgaagaacgaaggagagcgtcgcccgtctctgcatgtggcgagagagatcgcatgcagtttgaTGAACAATAGCAGTTTTCAATGGATTCTCAACCTCCATGTTGAGAGGCTTGTATCTATTCTAGCTGCGTGTAAGTGA
- a CDS encoding hypothetical protein (encoded by transcript TGME49_285510) yields the protein MSGDSVAPHQRAACEQLHSEYKQCLAKNGRTHFSACTDFHSKLRACENMLGTSYCIDEGINLMKCTKNPDPSFCAKEFVAMRECNRPQGPHLVLSSSPSSPPHYELRPEVKHLYNVDSTDLGSAVAPVRSKEQLDRVADSLKADLNLPGYGHIPYKWESLRPNPGA from the exons ATGTCTGGAGACTCCGTCGCGCCCCATCAAAGGGCTGCATGCGAGCAGCTTCACAGCGAGTATAAGCAATGCCTCGCCAAGAACGGCCGAACCCActtcagcgcatgcacggacTTCCACAGCAAACTTCGAGCGTGCGAAAACAT GTTGGGGACCTCGTACTGCATTGACGAGGGTATCAATCTGATGAAGTGCACCAA GAATCCGGATCCCTCTTTCTGTGCGAAGGAGTTCGTGGCGATGCGCGAGTGCAACCGACCCCAGGGTCCTcacctcgttctctcttcttcgccgtcttcgccgcctcACTACGAACTGCGGCCGGAAGTGAAACATCTTTACAATGTAGACTCGACAGACTTGGGATCTGCCGTCGCTCCAGTGAGGAGCAAAGAGCAGCTCGACCGAGTGGCGGACTCGCTGAAAGCCGACTTAAACCTCCCTGGCTACGGTCACATCCCGTACAAATGGGAGAGCCTGCGCCCGAATCCGGGAGCCTGa